A window from candidate division KSB1 bacterium encodes these proteins:
- a CDS encoding glycosyltransferase family 2 protein, with product MPTTEPAAVDLSIVVPIYNEEGNIQALHRRVTETMDQLGLPWEFILVDDGSRDASPRLLEHLAAVDPRVRVVRLRRNFGQSAALAAGFENARGRIIITMDGDLQNDPADIPFLLEKLEEGFDVVSGWRRHRKDKLLIRKVPSWLANRLICSVTGVRLHDTGCALKAYRREIIDRIRLYGELHRFIPALSRLEEGRIAEVPVRHHPRVAGKSKYNITRTYKVIMDLFTLSLLLKYERNPLHFFGKLAAVCLLAALGFGVAMATKLTSGSPDASELNILASLVFLLLAAAMQFVLLGLVGKLIVALGDRPVPYRVVRRR from the coding sequence ATGCCTACGACTGAGCCGGCCGCGGTTGATCTTTCCATCGTGGTTCCGATCTACAATGAGGAAGGGAACATCCAGGCCCTTCACCGCCGGGTTACGGAGACGATGGATCAGCTTGGACTCCCGTGGGAGTTTATCCTCGTCGACGACGGCAGTCGCGACGCCTCGCCGCGCCTTCTGGAGCACCTGGCAGCGGTCGACCCGCGGGTACGCGTGGTGCGCCTGCGTCGCAACTTCGGTCAATCGGCTGCCCTGGCTGCAGGGTTCGAAAACGCCCGCGGACGCATCATCATCACCATGGACGGGGACTTGCAAAACGATCCCGCGGATATCCCCTTTCTGCTGGAAAAGCTTGAGGAAGGGTTTGACGTGGTGAGCGGCTGGCGACGCCACCGCAAAGATAAGCTTCTCATCCGGAAGGTCCCGAGCTGGCTTGCCAATCGCCTCATCTGCTCCGTGACGGGTGTCCGGCTCCACGACACCGGCTGCGCCCTCAAGGCGTACCGGCGGGAGATCATCGATCGCATCCGGCTCTACGGAGAGCTCCATCGGTTTATTCCCGCTCTGTCCCGTTTGGAGGAGGGGCGGATTGCGGAAGTGCCGGTCCGGCATCATCCCCGGGTGGCGGGCAAGTCCAAGTACAACATCACGCGCACCTACAAGGTGATCATGGACCTGTTCACGCTGAGCTTGTTGCTGAAGTACGAGCGGAATCCCCTGCACTTTTTCGGCAAGCTCGCGGCCGTTTGCCTCCTGGCGGCATTGGGCTTCGGGGTGGCAATGGCCACCAAGCTGACAAGCGGCAGTCCGGACGCAAGCGAGCTCAACATCTTGGCGAGCCTGGTATTCCTGCTCCTGGCAGCGGCCATGCAGTTCGTCCTGCTCGGCCTGGTGGGCAAACTCATTGTAGCGCTCGGGGACCGTCCTGTGCCGTACCGGGTAGTCCGCAGAAGGTGA
- a CDS encoding glycosyltransferase, translating to MKILYVTGREASYSRTRNVRKGMEKAGLEVISVSPPRHNLRYYPFLLRRAWAACRTVDAIVVGFYGQILLPLLKLTGKPILFDVYISTFDTLILDRRLASVGSPLAKLSWLLDHLSLRLADRVVLETQDHIRDYARKFRVPENKFHRVFLCADEDVIYPRGLPSGDGFWVHFHGEYAPFHGVRHIIDAARLLAPEGVRFRIIGRGITSEEDRAYAQRLGLRNIEFIDRVPYEALAEYMSRAHICLGFFGNNPRAERVFTNKVVESLGAGRPLITRVNKPVQELLRHRWNAFLCEPGSGEALAEAVRTLREDPDLRDEMGKRARATFLENCTTAVLGAQFRTILEGMVNHDRDS from the coding sequence ATGAAGATCTTGTACGTGACGGGAAGGGAAGCCAGCTACTCGCGCACGCGCAACGTCCGGAAGGGGATGGAAAAGGCGGGCCTGGAAGTAATTTCCGTTTCCCCTCCCAGGCATAATCTCCGCTACTATCCCTTCTTGCTCCGGCGAGCCTGGGCTGCCTGTCGCACGGTGGATGCGATCGTCGTCGGCTTCTACGGGCAGATCCTACTTCCCTTGCTGAAGTTGACCGGCAAACCCATCCTCTTCGACGTGTACATCTCTACCTTCGACACACTGATTCTGGACCGGAGGCTTGCGTCGGTAGGATCCCCCCTCGCCAAATTGAGCTGGCTCTTGGACCATCTTTCGCTCCGCCTGGCAGACCGAGTTGTCTTGGAGACCCAGGACCACATCCGGGATTACGCCCGCAAGTTTCGCGTTCCCGAGAACAAGTTTCACCGCGTCTTCCTGTGCGCGGACGAGGACGTGATCTACCCGCGCGGCCTCCCCAGTGGCGATGGCTTCTGGGTCCATTTCCACGGGGAGTACGCGCCGTTCCACGGCGTCCGGCATATCATCGATGCGGCGCGGCTACTCGCTCCCGAGGGGGTGAGGTTCCGGATCATCGGCCGGGGGATCACCAGCGAGGAGGACCGAGCCTATGCACAGCGGCTGGGCCTTCGCAATATCGAGTTCATCGATCGCGTGCCGTACGAAGCATTGGCGGAGTACATGTCCAGGGCTCACATCTGCCTGGGTTTCTTCGGCAATAACCCGCGCGCCGAGAGGGTGTTCACCAACAAAGTGGTGGAGTCGCTGGGGGCCGGACGACCCCTGATCACCCGCGTCAATAAGCCGGTCCAGGAACTCCTGCGTCACCGGTGGAATGCTTTCCTCTGCGAACCGGGGAGCGGAGAGGCCCTGGCTGAGGCTGTGCGGACGCTTCGAGAGGACCCTGACCTTCGCGACGAGATGGGTAAGCGCGCACGAGCGACATTCTTAGAGAATTGCACCACGGCTGTTCTCGGAGCTCAATTTCGAACGATACTGGAAGGGATGGTGAACCATGACCGCGACTCTTAG
- a CDS encoding glycosyltransferase, which translates to MAEVEARLQPSLSKAGGAENRRRPRVSVVVVLSDNAEEVAEVAAGIRQLTGELGLSYEVLFVDDGSRDSTFERLTSGIEGWPEAQAVRLRARFGEAAALAAALQLSRGEIILYQTVRVRPNPRDLRRLLQRLEEGYDMVVGWRYPRRDSLLNRAISRAFNWMVNRLTGLRLHDVNSGVFAVRRQVLESLQLYGDLNSFLAVMAERQGYRVSEERIEQLPGWFRQSRYPREYLHRALDIITVIFLTRYSKKPLHFLGFLGAVFALVGTVISGYLFFYRLLGFGAIAGRPLLLLGVLLLVIGIQMISIGLLGEMIIFTHARDIREYSIEKIIGQADGMVP; encoded by the coding sequence ATGGCAGAGGTGGAGGCTCGGTTGCAGCCATCGTTGAGCAAAGCGGGCGGGGCGGAGAACCGTCGCCGGCCCCGTGTCTCTGTTGTCGTGGTCTTGAGCGACAACGCGGAGGAGGTGGCGGAGGTCGCCGCAGGGATTCGGCAGTTGACGGGCGAACTCGGCCTCTCGTACGAGGTGCTGTTCGTGGACGACGGAAGCCGCGACAGCACCTTCGAACGCTTGACCTCCGGGATTGAAGGTTGGCCGGAGGCGCAGGCAGTTCGTCTGCGTGCCCGCTTCGGTGAGGCCGCCGCTCTGGCTGCGGCACTCCAGCTATCGCGGGGAGAGATCATCCTTTACCAGACTGTGCGCGTTCGTCCCAATCCGCGCGACCTGCGCCGGCTTCTCCAGCGCCTCGAGGAGGGCTACGACATGGTCGTCGGCTGGCGCTACCCGCGTCGCGACTCCCTCCTGAATCGCGCCATCTCGCGTGCCTTCAACTGGATGGTGAACCGGCTCACCGGCCTTCGACTCCACGATGTGAACAGCGGGGTGTTCGCGGTGCGCCGGCAGGTCCTGGAATCGCTGCAACTGTACGGCGACCTCAATAGCTTTCTGGCCGTCATGGCCGAACGCCAGGGCTATCGGGTCTCCGAAGAGCGGATCGAGCAGCTGCCCGGCTGGTTCCGCCAGTCCCGCTATCCCCGCGAGTACCTCCATCGTGCCCTGGACATCATCACGGTGATCTTCCTGACCCGGTATTCGAAGAAGCCTCTGCACTTTCTGGGGTTCTTGGGCGCGGTGTTCGCTCTGGTAGGGACGGTGATCTCCGGCTACTTGTTCTTCTACCGGCTTTTGGGATTCGGCGCTATCGCCGGGCGCCCCCTCCTTCTCCTGGGGGTGCTCCTGCTGGTGATCGGCATCCAGATGATCTCCATCGGGCTCCTGGGTGAAATGATCATCTTCACCCACGCCCGGGACATCCGGGAGTACAGCATCGAGAAGATCATTGGACAAGCGGATGGGATGGTGCCGTGA
- a CDS encoding glycosyltransferase family 2 protein, whose translation MKLIIQIPCYNEEATLPITLAHLPREIPGVDEVEVLVIDDGSTDRTVEVARAHGVHHIVRLTNNKGLAEAFMAGLDASLRLGADIIVNTDADNQYNGRDIGRLIQPILEGKADMVIGDRQVDRVPHFSPLKKRLQKLGSWVVRQVSNTNVPDATSGFRALSREAAMRMNVVSRFTYTLETIIQAGKKNIALTSVPVSTNDKLRESRLFRSNWNYIKRSVSTIFRIYTMYEPLRTFAMIGGLLFASGVLIGVRFLYFYFTGRGEGHVQSLILAAILTIVGFQVGMIGLLADLIGSNRRLLEDALYRLKRLELNGLVSRTDGEKTRARTSQLSPETQA comes from the coding sequence GTGAAGCTGATCATCCAGATCCCCTGCTACAATGAGGAAGCGACCTTGCCCATCACCCTCGCCCATCTACCCCGAGAGATACCGGGCGTGGACGAGGTCGAGGTTCTGGTTATCGACGACGGCAGCACCGACCGCACCGTGGAGGTGGCACGAGCCCACGGGGTCCACCACATTGTCCGCCTGACCAACAATAAGGGGTTAGCCGAAGCCTTTATGGCCGGGCTGGACGCCTCGCTGCGCCTCGGCGCCGATATCATCGTGAATACCGACGCCGACAATCAGTACAATGGGCGCGATATAGGCCGCCTCATCCAGCCCATCCTCGAGGGCAAAGCGGATATGGTGATCGGGGATCGGCAGGTGGACCGCGTCCCCCACTTCTCGCCCCTGAAGAAGAGGCTGCAAAAGCTCGGCAGCTGGGTGGTTCGCCAGGTCTCGAATACCAATGTTCCCGATGCCACCAGCGGTTTCCGGGCGCTGAGCCGAGAGGCGGCCATGAGGATGAACGTGGTCTCCCGATTCACCTACACTCTGGAGACCATCATCCAGGCGGGGAAGAAAAACATCGCCCTTACCAGCGTGCCGGTAAGCACCAATGACAAGCTTCGCGAGTCGCGACTGTTCCGAAGCAACTGGAACTACATCAAGCGCTCGGTGAGCACCATCTTCCGCATCTACACGATGTACGAACCGCTGCGCACCTTCGCCATGATCGGTGGGCTGCTGTTCGCGTCCGGCGTGCTCATCGGGGTGCGTTTCCTGTACTTCTACTTCACCGGGCGCGGCGAGGGGCATGTCCAGAGCCTGATCCTCGCGGCCATTCTGACGATCGTCGGCTTTCAGGTGGGGATGATCGGCCTCCTGGCCGATCTGATCGGTTCCAACCGCCGCCTCCTGGAGGACGCCCTCTACCGGCTCAAGCGACTGGAGCTCAATGGTCTCGTCTCGAGGACGGACGGCGAGAAAACCCGGGCCCGGACCAGCCAGCTTTCTCCGGAAACGCAGGCTTAA
- a CDS encoding SDR family NAD(P)-dependent oxidoreductase produces MTATLSLKNSKVLITGGMGFIGSNLAHRLVAEGARVIIYDACLDPYGWNEANLDGIWDQISFVRGDVRDFDTLAAQVRKVDFVFHLAAQVGREISMSDPALDVAINCNGTLNLCEALARYNRDCKVIYAGSRGQVGEPIYLPVDENHPLNPTDVYGANKLAAENYLFVYGRAFQFPVVSLRLNNVYGPRCQMHHGYYGILNWFLKNAMVGEVITVYGDGLQTRDYIYVDDVVDAFVRAAVTSATNGQAYFVGSGVETIFLDMVKTILRVVGRGSYVHVPFPPERERIDIRRFVVTYEKLKRDTGWVPKVSLEEGVRRTYEYYLDRLPLYLQRQERLRA; encoded by the coding sequence ATGACCGCGACTCTTAGCCTGAAAAACAGCAAGGTGCTCATCACAGGGGGCATGGGCTTCATCGGGAGTAATCTTGCCCATCGCCTTGTGGCGGAGGGCGCACGCGTCATCATCTACGATGCTTGCCTCGATCCGTACGGCTGGAACGAGGCCAATCTCGACGGGATCTGGGACCAGATAAGCTTTGTGCGGGGTGACGTGCGCGACTTTGACACTCTGGCAGCACAGGTCCGAAAAGTGGATTTTGTGTTCCATCTGGCAGCGCAGGTGGGACGCGAGATCTCGATGAGTGACCCGGCCCTGGACGTGGCCATCAATTGCAACGGCACCCTCAATCTCTGCGAGGCCCTGGCGCGCTACAACCGGGATTGCAAGGTAATCTATGCGGGAAGTCGCGGACAGGTGGGCGAGCCCATTTACCTCCCCGTGGACGAGAACCATCCGCTAAATCCCACCGACGTGTACGGGGCGAACAAGCTGGCAGCGGAGAACTATCTCTTCGTCTACGGCAGGGCCTTCCAGTTTCCTGTCGTCTCGCTCCGGCTGAACAACGTGTACGGGCCACGCTGTCAGATGCACCACGGCTACTACGGCATCCTGAACTGGTTCCTGAAAAATGCGATGGTGGGGGAAGTCATCACGGTCTACGGCGATGGCCTCCAGACCCGGGACTACATCTACGTGGACGACGTGGTCGATGCCTTTGTGCGCGCGGCTGTAACGTCGGCCACCAATGGTCAGGCCTATTTCGTCGGCTCCGGGGTAGAGACAATCTTCCTCGACATGGTGAAAACCATCCTCCGCGTGGTGGGGCGTGGCAGCTACGTGCACGTCCCCTTCCCTCCTGAGAGGGAGCGGATTGATATTCGGCGTTTCGTCGTAACCTACGAGAAGCTGAAGAGGGACACGGGCTGGGTCCCAAAGGTTTCCCTCGAAGAGGGGGTTCGACGAACCTACGAGTATTACCTGGACCGCTTGCCCCTGTATCTCCAGCGTCAGGAGCGGCTGCGGGCGTGA